Proteins encoded in a region of the Nitrospirota bacterium genome:
- the asnB gene encoding asparagine synthase (glutamine-hydrolyzing) — translation MCGIVGIIGPPSSNPKSAVIGMNKVIRYRGPNDAGVWCDAVCGVALGHVRLAVLDLSPEGRQPMVSSSGRYVLSYNGEVYNFATLRFELELAGSKFRGRSDTEVMLAAFEEWGLEKSLRRFDGMFAFALWDRVDRQLTLARDRLGEKPLYYGWCGESFLFGSELKALCAHPSWRGDINREVLASYMRYGYVPLPHSIYLGISKLLPGTWFRISADDPPGHMPLPVTYWSAREVAMQEPLADLSDASAADALDALLRQAVGRQMISDVPIGAFLSGGIDSSTVVALMQCQSPRPVRTFSIGFSASDYDEARYAKLVAAHLGTDHTELYLSATEALDVIPRLPEIYDEPFGDSSQIPTHLVAALARKHVTVALSGDGGDELFGGYNRYFWGRSIWNRIGPVPQGMRSGASRLMTTLSPVAWDRVGKLLPRGLRQPTLGDRIHKLASVMDVDGPDELYRRLVSLHREPGSLIVGANESPIWADAEAAAFTRGDFTERMMFHDLVGYLTDDILTKVDRAAMAVSLETRVPMLDHHLVEFAWRLPLSMKIRDGQGKWLLRQVLDRYVPRELIDRPKQGFGVPLDAWLRGPLREWAEELLDEHRLRREGYLHPAPIREKWNEHLSGRRNWQYWLWNVLMFQAWLPAK, via the coding sequence ATGTGTGGAATAGTAGGAATAATTGGGCCGCCTTCTAGTAATCCAAAATCTGCGGTGATTGGGATGAACAAAGTTATCCGGTATCGTGGGCCTAACGATGCCGGAGTCTGGTGCGATGCTGTCTGTGGTGTGGCACTTGGGCATGTAAGGCTCGCTGTCTTAGATTTGTCACCTGAGGGACGTCAACCGATGGTGTCTTCCAGCGGACGCTATGTCCTTTCCTACAATGGCGAGGTTTATAACTTCGCTACTCTACGGTTTGAGCTGGAGTTAGCCGGCTCGAAGTTTCGCGGACGTTCGGACACGGAAGTCATGCTCGCCGCTTTCGAGGAGTGGGGCCTTGAGAAGTCCTTACGGCGATTCGACGGCATGTTTGCCTTCGCCCTCTGGGACCGCGTTGATCGGCAACTGACCTTGGCGCGCGACCGTTTGGGCGAGAAGCCGCTGTATTACGGCTGGTGCGGTGAATCCTTCCTGTTTGGATCAGAACTCAAGGCCCTGTGTGCTCATCCATCGTGGCGCGGGGATATCAACCGGGAGGTGCTTGCCAGCTACATGCGATATGGCTATGTGCCATTACCCCATTCAATTTACCTTGGAATCTCTAAACTATTACCGGGGACGTGGTTCAGAATTTCCGCTGATGATCCGCCCGGGCATATGCCCTTGCCCGTAACGTATTGGTCGGCGCGTGAAGTCGCAATGCAGGAGCCGCTTGCTGATCTTTCTGATGCATCGGCAGCGGATGCGCTCGATGCCCTGCTGCGCCAGGCAGTGGGCAGACAGATGATTTCCGATGTGCCCATCGGGGCGTTCCTGTCTGGAGGGATTGACTCGTCTACCGTCGTCGCCTTGATGCAGTGCCAGTCTCCACGTCCTGTCCGGACATTCTCTATCGGGTTCAGTGCGTCTGATTATGACGAGGCGCGCTACGCGAAGTTGGTCGCGGCGCATCTGGGTACGGATCACACGGAGCTGTATCTGTCTGCAACAGAAGCGTTGGACGTGATTCCGCGACTGCCGGAAATCTACGATGAGCCGTTCGGCGATTCATCTCAAATCCCGACTCATCTTGTGGCCGCGCTCGCACGCAAGCATGTGACCGTCGCTCTTTCTGGCGATGGCGGAGACGAACTATTCGGTGGCTATAACCGCTACTTTTGGGGACGATCGATCTGGAACCGCATCGGTCCGGTGCCACAAGGCATGAGGTCCGGAGCCAGCAGGCTGATGACGACCTTGAGCCCTGTGGCATGGGATCGTGTCGGCAAGTTACTCCCGAGGGGCCTGCGACAACCGACGTTGGGGGACCGTATCCACAAGCTGGCGAGCGTGATGGATGTCGATGGCCCGGACGAGCTATATCGTCGACTCGTGTCCCTGCACCGGGAACCAGGCTCGTTGATCGTCGGTGCCAATGAGTCGCCAATTTGGGCTGATGCAGAGGCTGCCGCCTTCACCCGAGGCGACTTCACCGAGCGGATGATGTTTCACGACCTTGTGGGGTACCTCACCGACGACATACTGACCAAGGTGGATAGGGCTGCCATGGCAGTGAGCCTGGAAACCCGCGTGCCAATGTTAGACCATCACCTTGTCGAGTTTGCGTGGCGTCTGCCGTTATCTATGAAGATTCGCGATGGACAGGGTAAGTGGCTACTACGCCAAGTGCTTGACCGTTATGTGCCGCGCGAGTTGATCGATCGGCCCAAACAGGGCTTCGGAGTTCCACTCGATGCATGGCTGCGCGGACCCTTGCGGGAGTGGGCCGAAGAATTGCTGGATGAGCACCGCCTGCGTCGCGAGGGGTACTTGCATCCTGCACCCATTCGAGAAAAGTGGAACGAGCATCTTTCAGGTAGACGGAATTGGCAGTATTGGCTATGGAACGTTCTGATGTTTCAGGCTTGGCTCCCCGCAAAGTAA
- a CDS encoding lysylphosphatidylglycerol synthase domain-containing protein, with protein MERSDVSGLAPRKVIVVNNLSIKRQLTKYQRLIVMGMVSALLLLMAFSMSGIENVLQRLISISPAALAGILVLLIANLFQVTFRLWRVLAHFGFPLSWNVAFRASISGHLAGLFVISLFGQVLGRQAILRKYGVLPVVIASLSAYERALLALISGILAMFGETFLLGPSVVADFFRLMPFGEIAIVAVGGVALSWWLGRSGFERRVAARIRSWSAFSCLLESAGITLISQSLVLGSFVVGIQAVHPGLDILPLFAAAAVISFAASIPITVNGWGIREVAAVYVLGGLGISAADAVAVSVLIGLCSTIVIVAASPFVLKKRTDTDSSVAESLPMIEPAHEVEKASAWILAMATAVLVFFQVHAELPGSLGPINFNLADPFAVLALAAVSIHALFVRHAPVWRVQSFNVILVLISAALLVAFLRGALEIGVTQWALAGRVFGWLVLLGYISAGYLMVVYAGAHGLRRLSETMIATGVVVVVLQIILRLLVQGGWLEKNSSAGNFEGYAANRNAFVFQMLVCVALVLAYSSVRARHRTIGYAPQCISSPMCRWSFSHLFPSLLGVVLVGVILSGSRAGWLVCVVMLLAAWIGRLADRHVMVWGLICAIVFWGMMLIGGAIQGGAFMDIILKGSAIQSAISSEGSGQEHRESMARALELWLQSPVMGAGLGIFIEKSPVWFGHPLVVHSTPLWILAEFGMVGASVFGWAFFMVARSAFKFDAKSSAHRALGLLLLSFAGFCLVHEIFYQRIFWLVLGAMLAYPGRMGGLPQELKRQGIHIGTREEAALFSPGFDAQAGRVSVGVDQGTILRESSVLEG; from the coding sequence ATGGAACGTTCTGATGTTTCAGGCTTGGCTCCCCGCAAAGTAATCGTCGTGAATAATCTTTCTATAAAAAGACAGCTGACGAAGTATCAGCGCCTGATCGTTATGGGCATGGTTTCAGCCCTGCTGCTGTTAATGGCCTTCTCGATGTCCGGCATCGAGAATGTCTTGCAGCGGCTGATCAGTATTTCTCCAGCGGCCTTAGCCGGCATCCTGGTCCTATTGATCGCCAACTTGTTTCAGGTGACCTTCCGGCTATGGAGGGTACTGGCTCATTTTGGGTTTCCACTGTCCTGGAATGTCGCCTTCCGTGCCAGTATTTCTGGCCACCTGGCTGGGTTGTTCGTTATCTCGTTGTTCGGGCAGGTGTTGGGGCGTCAGGCAATATTGCGAAAATATGGTGTGCTGCCAGTAGTCATTGCCAGTTTGTCCGCTTACGAGCGTGCGTTGTTAGCCCTCATCAGCGGGATCCTGGCAATGTTCGGAGAGACCTTCTTACTGGGGCCATCGGTTGTTGCTGATTTTTTTCGCCTGATGCCATTCGGTGAGATCGCTATTGTTGCAGTGGGTGGGGTGGCCCTGAGTTGGTGGCTTGGACGCTCAGGATTCGAGAGGAGGGTTGCCGCACGTATTCGGTCCTGGTCGGCATTCTCGTGTTTGTTGGAAAGTGCGGGGATAACGCTAATCAGTCAATCCCTGGTGCTGGGATCTTTTGTTGTTGGAATACAGGCGGTCCACCCAGGACTCGATATCCTGCCGTTGTTCGCCGCCGCTGCCGTGATCAGCTTTGCCGCCAGCATTCCCATCACCGTAAACGGCTGGGGGATACGGGAAGTGGCGGCCGTATACGTGCTTGGAGGGTTAGGGATTTCTGCTGCCGATGCTGTCGCGGTTTCGGTATTAATTGGGCTTTGTTCCACCATAGTCATTGTTGCTGCCTCGCCCTTTGTCTTGAAGAAGAGGACCGATACGGATTCAAGTGTCGCCGAGTCTTTGCCGATGATTGAGCCGGCGCATGAAGTCGAGAAAGCGTCTGCCTGGATTCTGGCTATGGCAACGGCGGTGTTGGTGTTCTTCCAGGTGCATGCTGAGCTTCCCGGATCGCTAGGACCCATCAATTTCAACTTAGCGGATCCTTTCGCAGTTCTTGCTCTGGCTGCCGTCAGCATTCATGCCCTATTCGTTCGTCACGCTCCTGTGTGGCGGGTTCAGAGCTTCAACGTTATTCTGGTCTTAATCAGCGCAGCATTGCTCGTAGCTTTTCTGCGAGGGGCATTAGAAATCGGTGTGACGCAGTGGGCACTTGCCGGTCGGGTATTTGGCTGGCTGGTGTTGCTAGGCTATATTTCTGCAGGCTATTTGATGGTGGTGTATGCCGGTGCTCATGGATTGCGTCGCTTGAGCGAAACTATGATTGCAACAGGGGTTGTGGTCGTAGTGCTGCAAATCATCTTGCGTCTTCTGGTGCAGGGTGGCTGGCTTGAAAAAAATTCTTCCGCGGGAAATTTTGAAGGTTATGCTGCCAATCGTAATGCATTTGTTTTTCAGATGCTGGTATGCGTTGCGCTCGTTCTTGCATATTCGTCTGTGCGTGCCAGGCATCGAACTATAGGGTACGCCCCCCAATGTATATCTAGCCCTATGTGTAGGTGGTCCTTCTCACATCTGTTCCCCTCGCTTCTTGGCGTAGTACTGGTGGGTGTCATTTTGAGCGGTTCGCGGGCAGGATGGCTTGTCTGCGTGGTCATGCTTCTTGCTGCGTGGATTGGTCGGCTCGCAGACCGCCACGTGATGGTCTGGGGGCTGATATGCGCCATAGTCTTCTGGGGCATGATGTTGATCGGTGGCGCGATTCAGGGGGGAGCATTCATGGATATTATACTCAAGGGTAGTGCGATCCAAAGCGCGATCTCAAGTGAAGGCAGCGGGCAAGAGCACCGGGAGAGTATGGCTCGAGCATTGGAGTTGTGGCTACAGTCACCGGTTATGGGTGCAGGGTTGGGTATCTTTATTGAAAAGAGTCCCGTCTGGTTCGGGCATCCTCTTGTGGTCCATAGCACACCTCTCTGGATACTAGCCGAATTTGGGATGGTTGGCGCGTCGGTATTCGGTTGGGCGTTCTTTATGGTGGCGAGATCCGCCTTCAAATTTGATGCAAAGTCGTCTGCCCACCGGGCCTTAGGGCTGCTCCTGCTTAGTTTTGCCGGATTCTGTTTAGTGCATGAGATTTTCTACCAGAGAATATTCTGGTTGGTACTCGGAGCGATGCTGGCGTATCCAGGCAGGATGGGCGGATTGCCACAGGAGCTTAAACGTCAAGGAATTCATATTGGTACTCGAGAAGAGGCAGCTTTGTTTTCACCAGGTTTTGATGCTCAGGCGGGACGGGTTAGTGTCGGAGTGGACCAAGGAACTATTCTGCGAGAATCGTCTGTGCTCGAGGGTTAG
- a CDS encoding glycosyltransferase family 4 protein: MSRTTRLLFLVTEDWTFWEIRRDLARIALDAGYEVTIATRVTAHAERIRQEGFCLVPIRMLRESRNPLRELLTFLELVRIYRRVRPQIVQHVAMKPVLYGSFAAWVTRIPAVINVFGGLGYAFTDRPQETSLLRSILQRGLRWAIALSRSIVIVQNPDDRDMLVQENVVTSSQVRLIVGSGVDVQRFVPVDPPAGDPIVMLVGRMLWDKGVGEFVDAVVRLKQQAVRARFVLVGRCDQGNPTAIAEAQLYRWAQDHGIEWWGHCEDLPDVIGRATLVVLPSYREGLPKVLLEAAACGKAVIATDVPGCREVVQHQKTGLLVPVRDPVALANAIASLLTNHELRAAMGASGREFVVREFSNEKIGRQFLDLYKECLGLQGARQ, from the coding sequence ATGTCACGCACGACTCGTCTTTTATTTCTTGTTACAGAAGACTGGACCTTCTGGGAGATTCGTCGTGATCTCGCCCGCATCGCGCTCGATGCTGGGTACGAGGTGACGATTGCCACGCGCGTGACTGCCCATGCCGAGCGTATTCGACAAGAAGGCTTTTGCCTTGTCCCAATCAGAATGCTGAGGGAGAGTCGAAACCCGCTCAGGGAGTTGTTGACGTTTCTTGAATTGGTACGGATCTATCGCCGAGTCCGTCCGCAGATTGTCCAGCATGTAGCGATGAAGCCTGTGCTCTATGGCTCGTTCGCTGCGTGGGTGACTCGTATTCCCGCCGTGATCAATGTCTTTGGGGGGTTGGGCTACGCGTTTACCGATCGGCCACAGGAAACCTCCCTTCTTCGTTCCATCTTGCAGCGGGGACTCAGGTGGGCTATTGCACTGAGTCGATCCATCGTGATCGTGCAGAATCCTGACGATCGAGATATGTTGGTGCAGGAGAATGTTGTAACTTCGTCACAAGTTCGTCTGATAGTTGGGTCTGGCGTCGATGTTCAGCGATTTGTGCCGGTCGATCCCCCAGCCGGTGATCCCATTGTCATGCTGGTGGGGCGGATGTTGTGGGATAAGGGAGTCGGAGAGTTCGTCGACGCAGTGGTTAGGTTGAAACAGCAAGCCGTGCGGGCGCGCTTTGTGTTGGTCGGACGATGTGATCAGGGGAATCCCACCGCGATTGCGGAGGCGCAGCTTTACCGATGGGCGCAGGATCACGGCATTGAATGGTGGGGGCATTGCGAGGATCTTCCAGATGTGATCGGTCGTGCGACGTTGGTGGTCTTGCCGTCGTATCGCGAAGGCCTTCCCAAGGTATTATTGGAGGCGGCCGCATGCGGGAAAGCGGTCATCGCGACGGATGTGCCAGGTTGTCGTGAGGTTGTTCAACATCAGAAAACTGGCCTGTTAGTCCCAGTGCGAGACCCTGTGGCGCTCGCGAACGCGATCGCGAGTCTTCTCACCAACCACGAGCTACGAGCTGCCATGGGTGCCTCCGGGCGCGAATTCGTTGTGCGGGAGTTCTCGAATGAGAAAATCGGGCGACAGTTTCTTGATCTGTATAAAGAATGTCTTGGCCTACAGGGGGCGCGTCAGTAA
- a CDS encoding glycosyltransferase family 4 protein has translation MPRLVSTGWPIVMTTGVISLVSFMDDRRGLPIVIRLGVHLLVAALLVIGAGLVIPSIAVPSLGFIKLGWIAAPFTVVFLVWMANLYNFMDGMDGFAGGMTVIGCGLLGYLGWQAHHPLVSVLATVHSVAAAGFLVHNFPPAKIFMGDVGSVSTGFLVAALTVLGWRDGVFDLWVPLIVFSPFILDATVTLVRRALRHEKVWEAHRDHYYQRLVLIGWGHRRTVLAEYGLMALCGGLALCYQYASEEWRLVVLGFWAMLFFSLALAVQGVEQRRQPLGF, from the coding sequence ATGCCGAGACTCGTCTCGACCGGGTGGCCTATCGTCATGACGACAGGTGTGATCAGCCTTGTGTCATTCATGGACGACCGGCGTGGTCTTCCGATTGTGATACGGCTTGGGGTTCACCTCCTGGTTGCAGCTCTCCTCGTGATCGGTGCAGGGTTGGTGATTCCCTCTATAGCCGTTCCCTCCCTCGGGTTCATCAAGCTGGGATGGATCGCAGCTCCCTTTACGGTTGTGTTTCTCGTCTGGATGGCTAATTTATACAACTTTATGGATGGAATGGACGGGTTTGCCGGCGGTATGACGGTGATCGGCTGTGGCTTACTCGGGTATTTGGGCTGGCAGGCCCACCATCCTTTGGTTTCTGTGCTTGCAACCGTGCATTCTGTGGCGGCGGCGGGATTTCTTGTCCATAATTTTCCTCCGGCGAAGATTTTCATGGGCGATGTCGGGAGTGTGTCCACAGGCTTTCTTGTGGCGGCATTGACTGTTCTCGGATGGCGCGACGGAGTTTTTGATCTCTGGGTTCCGCTTATCGTATTCTCACCCTTTATCCTTGATGCTACCGTGACGTTGGTACGGCGGGCCCTTCGTCATGAAAAAGTATGGGAGGCCCATCGGGATCACTATTATCAGCGATTGGTATTGATTGGGTGGGGCCATCGACGGACGGTCTTAGCAGAATATGGATTGATGGCTCTGTGCGGAGGCTTGGCGCTCTGCTATCAGTATGCATCGGAAGAGTGGCGGCTCGTCGTTTTGGGGTTCTGGGCGATGTTATTTTTCTCCCTAGCCCTTGCGGTGCAGGGCGTTGAGCAACGGAGACAACCGCTCGGATTTTGA
- a CDS encoding O-antigen ligase family protein, translated as MLLLAFVAWVGLTIPFSVSPFYSVQEYGKLLQQMLVFYAVIYFFKGRFYRQVLLGLVGVMAIIVAGYGLSQFNLNDAQLVHSFLPAEVWLTTFLIMVIPFGLALALGEGPPEIRIGSAVVVGMMTACLLATQSRAGLVAFVAELWVIVWFIRSTPAKVVTALTTGCAIAVVLIVFNANTIPSADISADITSSIPVKKGFSSVFHRFDIWGFTLSEIAKNWLVGIGYGNHSYLLLYGQDNEVVLPGHAAITQSGTHNIFLYLALHVGLPGMLLFGWFFVRVVQTTAAEYRQAQDWLSKSILVGSVVSGLGLIVRLQFDQMFIGTLAMLFWVLLAMAVLSYPSYNQVTEEIRA; from the coding sequence ATGCTCCTGCTCGCGTTTGTTGCCTGGGTCGGGCTTACGATCCCGTTTTCCGTCTCTCCGTTTTATAGTGTGCAGGAGTACGGAAAGTTACTCCAGCAGATGCTGGTCTTTTACGCGGTGATCTATTTCTTCAAGGGGCGATTCTATCGACAGGTTCTTTTAGGTCTGGTCGGGGTCATGGCCATCATTGTCGCCGGATATGGACTTTCTCAGTTCAATCTCAATGATGCTCAGTTGGTGCATTCTTTTCTTCCTGCTGAAGTATGGCTGACCACATTTCTAATCATGGTCATTCCTTTTGGGTTAGCGCTGGCTTTAGGCGAGGGGCCTCCAGAAATACGAATAGGCAGTGCCGTTGTTGTCGGAATGATGACGGCCTGCTTGCTCGCCACTCAATCTCGCGCAGGGCTGGTTGCCTTTGTGGCTGAGCTTTGGGTCATTGTTTGGTTCATTCGATCGACTCCCGCCAAGGTCGTCACAGCGTTGACGACGGGTTGTGCGATTGCCGTTGTCCTGATAGTTTTCAACGCAAACACAATCCCCTCGGCCGATATAAGCGCCGATATCACAAGCTCGATTCCTGTTAAAAAAGGTTTTTCATCTGTGTTTCACCGGTTTGATATTTGGGGCTTCACCTTGTCTGAGATCGCCAAGAATTGGTTGGTTGGGATTGGATATGGGAACCATAGTTATCTTTTGCTCTATGGCCAAGACAACGAAGTTGTCCTGCCTGGGCATGCTGCCATCACACAGTCAGGGACACACAATATATTTCTTTATCTGGCGCTTCATGTCGGGCTCCCAGGGATGTTGCTGTTTGGGTGGTTCTTTGTTCGGGTCGTTCAGACGACTGCTGCAGAATACCGACAAGCTCAGGATTGGCTGTCGAAATCCATTCTTGTGGGGTCAGTTGTCAGTGGCCTGGGGTTGATTGTCCGTCTACAGTTCGATCAAATGTTTATTGGGACGTTGGCCATGCTCTTCTGGGTGCTTTTGGCGATGGCAGTTCTGAGTTACCCGTCATACAATCAAGTAACTGAAGAGATTCGAGCCTGA
- a CDS encoding nucleoside-diphosphate sugar epimerase/dehydratase, giving the protein MQKLVIALFHRLVGRYGLFMQRYRSVLVVCTQLGLIAVANVAAFALRFEGDIPLDQVRLFYSGLPLVLAIYSIGLAVFGIQQGLWRYVGLHDLARIFWASVISAVVFFGVVHGLLGWVAYPRSVIILTSVLSGLFLAGIRLAVRWFREWLRVLSPSARRVLIVGAGHAGELLVRDMLSDGNSQYRPVGLVDDDPIKRKMKIHGVSVVGAIEDIAGLTRGLVAHEIIVAIPSASTALKQRILAAAEGCKVPIKLLPSVKQLLANPEALRQVRPMSLEDLLQREPIQMDRQELNPLLEGKRVLVTGAGGSIGSELCRQIARYHPSTLILFERYENGLYALDLELRRQFPTLTIIAAVGDVTVHDRVIEVLRQTDPELVFHAAAHKHVPLMELNPKEAVRNNIFGTKVVAEAALACGVDRFVLISTDKAVNPTSVMGATKRVAEDLLQRLSYSGQTKFTVVRFGNVLGSNGSVVPLFTDQIRRGGPVTVTHPEIKRFFMTIPEAVQLVLQASLLGRGGEVFVLDMGEQVKVVDLARNMIVLSGLVPDQDIQIEFSGLRPGEKLYEELFDATEQVEPTSHAKIRRAISPQAIQSDRLDRAMAHLEAALSHGDDDELIRRLNEAVPTYTPMSARNAVHIH; this is encoded by the coding sequence ATGCAAAAACTCGTGATCGCGCTATTCCATCGTCTCGTCGGTCGCTATGGGCTATTTATGCAGCGGTATCGATCAGTTCTTGTGGTCTGTACTCAGCTCGGGCTTATTGCTGTGGCGAATGTGGCAGCCTTTGCCCTCCGATTCGAAGGGGATATTCCCCTCGACCAAGTGCGACTGTTCTACAGTGGCCTCCCCCTCGTGTTGGCCATATATTCGATTGGTCTTGCCGTATTTGGTATTCAGCAAGGGCTGTGGCGTTATGTCGGCCTCCATGATTTAGCCCGCATTTTCTGGGCCTCCGTCATCAGCGCAGTAGTGTTCTTCGGTGTTGTTCATGGTCTACTCGGGTGGGTGGCGTATCCCCGCTCGGTCATTATTTTGACGAGCGTGCTGAGTGGACTCTTTCTCGCCGGCATCCGGCTGGCTGTTCGCTGGTTCCGTGAATGGCTTCGAGTCTTAAGCCCCTCGGCTAGAAGAGTCTTGATTGTTGGAGCGGGCCATGCCGGAGAGTTGTTGGTGCGGGATATGTTGAGCGACGGGAACTCGCAGTACCGGCCGGTAGGTTTGGTGGACGATGATCCGATCAAGCGCAAGATGAAGATTCATGGCGTATCGGTGGTGGGGGCTATTGAAGATATTGCCGGCCTGACGCGAGGGCTTGTTGCGCATGAGATCATTGTGGCGATTCCATCGGCGTCGACCGCCCTGAAGCAGCGGATTCTTGCCGCAGCAGAAGGGTGTAAGGTTCCCATCAAACTTTTGCCGAGTGTGAAGCAGCTGTTGGCGAACCCTGAGGCACTGAGGCAGGTTCGACCGATGAGCCTGGAGGATCTTCTCCAACGTGAACCTATTCAGATGGATCGGCAGGAGTTGAATCCCTTGCTCGAAGGGAAACGAGTACTTGTGACCGGTGCAGGGGGGTCGATCGGGTCTGAGCTCTGCAGGCAGATCGCTCGATATCATCCATCGACATTGATCCTCTTTGAGCGTTATGAGAATGGGCTGTACGCATTAGATCTTGAATTGCGAAGGCAGTTTCCGACACTCACGATTATTGCGGCGGTGGGAGATGTCACCGTCCACGACCGGGTGATCGAGGTGTTGCGGCAGACGGACCCGGAGCTTGTCTTTCATGCTGCTGCGCATAAGCATGTGCCCTTGATGGAGCTGAATCCGAAGGAGGCCGTCCGCAATAACATTTTTGGAACCAAAGTTGTGGCTGAGGCTGCTTTGGCTTGTGGCGTGGATCGATTTGTGCTGATTTCCACCGACAAGGCGGTGAATCCGACCAGTGTCATGGGCGCCACAAAACGGGTAGCCGAAGACCTGCTGCAGAGACTGAGTTATAGCGGACAGACAAAATTTACGGTGGTCAGGTTTGGGAATGTGCTGGGCAGTAACGGCAGTGTGGTCCCTTTGTTTACGGACCAGATCCGAAGAGGTGGGCCGGTTACGGTGACCCATCCTGAGATCAAACGTTTCTTCATGACGATTCCTGAGGCGGTGCAATTGGTGCTACAGGCCAGCCTGTTGGGTCGGGGCGGTGAAGTGTTTGTGCTGGATATGGGGGAGCAGGTCAAAGTAGTCGATTTGGCTAGAAATATGATTGTGTTGTCCGGTCTTGTGCCTGACCAGGATATTCAGATTGAGTTTAGCGGGTTACGGCCTGGGGAAAAATTATACGAAGAGCTCTTTGACGCAACTGAGCAAGTGGAGCCTACGTCGCACGCAAAGATCCGGCGTGCCATCAGTCCACAGGCGATTCAGTCTGATCGTCTCGATCGAGCGATGGCTCATCTCGAAGCTGCCCTGAGTCATGGCGATGACGATGAATTGATTCGCCGACTCAATGAGGCTGTCCCAACCTATACTCCAATGTCGGCTCGCAACGCTGTACATATTCATTGA
- a CDS encoding HAD hydrolase family protein: MVQRTSTKKIAQPRKVSRTLLRQIRLFATDVDGVLTDAGMYYAESGDEWKKFNTRDGMGIKLLQKAGIITAIVTQERTKLVARRAEKLTIPELHQGVLDKLSLVREMASRYGLTLSQVAYIGDDINDLETLKAVGFSATPADGMPQVAAVVDYICQKKGGEGAVREIIEMILAAQGSTSKVTASGKRT; encoded by the coding sequence ATGGTGCAACGGACATCAACGAAAAAAATAGCTCAGCCTCGGAAGGTCTCACGTACGTTGCTCAGGCAGATCCGTCTCTTTGCCACCGATGTCGATGGTGTCCTGACTGATGCAGGCATGTACTATGCTGAGTCCGGCGATGAGTGGAAGAAGTTTAATACGCGTGACGGTATGGGGATCAAGCTGCTGCAAAAGGCCGGGATCATCACCGCTATTGTCACGCAGGAGCGGACGAAGTTAGTCGCACGGCGTGCTGAGAAGCTCACGATCCCCGAGCTGCACCAAGGGGTGCTGGATAAGTTGTCGCTCGTCCGCGAGATGGCGTCACGTTATGGACTCACGCTCAGCCAGGTTGCTTACATCGGGGACGATATTAACGATCTCGAGACGCTCAAGGCGGTGGGATTTTCTGCCACACCGGCCGATGGAATGCCCCAAGTTGCTGCAGTGGTTGACTATATATGTCAGAAGAAGGGTGGTGAGGGGGCGGTTCGGGAAATCATTGAGATGATTTTAGCAGCTCAAGGCTCAACGTCCAAAGTTACAGCATCAGGAAAGCGCACATAG